One genomic segment of Emcibacter sp. SYSU 3D8 includes these proteins:
- a CDS encoding polysaccharide deacetylase family protein, which translates to MTRILTRLISVAAFAAILAGCATEQVRIEAPRDKVVARSDDFMLVRAGGGDTLRTLAKTYLNDEDKSGAIAEVNETQSLTPGQIVIIPLRAGKAWTVDADGYQVVPILCYHQFGAGKRARNKMEVSENAFEQQMAYLKDNGYSVINLADLHAFLNGDKALAEKSVVITIDDGYRSTYDVAFPILKKYGFPATVYVYSDFIGAGMSLTWAQMNEMEASGLIDIESHSKTHTSMALLPNEANGAAYGDRVAQEIVVPDGVLSAKLGKPITHFAYPYGDTSPTALSILKERGYATATTVQRGGNPSFADPLILRRDMVYSDDKLSDFKKYVAVRVDMKLR; encoded by the coding sequence TCGAGGCGCCGCGCGACAAGGTCGTGGCGCGCTCCGATGATTTCATGCTGGTCCGCGCAGGCGGCGGGGACACATTGCGCACCCTGGCGAAGACCTATCTGAACGACGAGGACAAGTCCGGCGCCATTGCCGAGGTGAACGAGACCCAGTCACTCACACCCGGGCAGATCGTCATCATCCCGCTGCGCGCCGGCAAGGCATGGACGGTCGATGCCGACGGCTACCAGGTCGTCCCGATCCTCTGTTACCACCAGTTCGGCGCGGGCAAACGCGCGCGCAACAAGATGGAGGTTTCGGAGAACGCCTTCGAGCAGCAGATGGCCTATCTGAAGGACAACGGCTATTCGGTGATCAACCTGGCCGACTTGCACGCCTTTCTGAACGGCGACAAGGCGCTGGCGGAAAAGTCGGTGGTCATCACCATCGACGACGGCTATCGCTCGACCTACGACGTCGCGTTTCCGATCCTGAAGAAGTATGGCTTTCCGGCAACGGTATATGTCTATTCCGATTTCATCGGCGCCGGCATGTCGCTGACCTGGGCGCAGATGAACGAGATGGAAGCCAGCGGCCTGATCGACATCGAATCCCACTCCAAGACCCATACCAGCATGGCGCTGCTGCCGAACGAAGCGAATGGCGCCGCCTACGGGGACCGGGTCGCGCAGGAAATCGTCGTCCCCGACGGCGTGCTGTCCGCCAAGCTCGGCAAGCCGATCACGCATTTCGCCTATCCCTATGGCGACACGAGCCCGACCGCTTTGTCGATCCTGAAGGAGCGCGGATATGCCACCGCCACGACGGTGCAGCGCGGCGGCAACCCCTCCTTTGCGGATCCGCTGATCCTGCGCCGGGACATGGTCTATTCCGACGACAAATTGTCGGACTTCAAGAAATATGTCGCCGTGCGCGTCGACATGAAGTTGCGGTGA
- a CDS encoding LysM peptidoglycan-binding domain-containing protein, with translation MSIIYKAMGAAFAAALLSACASQQAAPPPPPPPPPPVAAPVEEAPVVAEPVFTATPDLTPRERFRKALKDLETGEAGQAKAELLQYLVDVPENNARAQALLSQIESPIEEYFPPENFTIVVGTGETMSTLAQTFLGDALKFYALARYNDIANPSQVSVGRTIKIPQTEQTLAAKDARDKGIVAKPAEPDAALAEDGSAAEPAADGKAPPAKAVPKGTMDKIRAMAASGDTEGAVKAIEANKIGAGLSSADSTFVADTYLASAKSLQGSNASVAGSRAQKAGELYLNMGDKPDKALEAAQLASTLNPSGAGTQKLLASAKSAAADRYYRNGLSAFRKQELDAAIKAWDKVLVIDPTHENAKLQRAQAVELKDKLSKLK, from the coding sequence GTGTCCATCATTTATAAAGCTATGGGTGCCGCTTTTGCCGCAGCGTTGTTGAGCGCCTGCGCATCCCAACAGGCCGCACCGCCACCGCCACCGCCGCCGCCGCCCCCTGTCGCCGCTCCCGTCGAGGAAGCGCCCGTCGTTGCCGAGCCCGTCTTCACGGCGACGCCCGATCTGACGCCCAGGGAACGTTTCAGGAAGGCCCTCAAGGATCTGGAAACCGGCGAAGCCGGTCAGGCCAAGGCCGAACTCCTGCAATACCTTGTGGATGTGCCCGAGAATAACGCGCGCGCCCAGGCGCTGCTGTCCCAGATCGAGTCCCCGATCGAGGAATATTTTCCGCCGGAAAACTTCACGATTGTGGTGGGTACGGGCGAAACCATGTCTACCCTTGCCCAGACGTTCCTGGGCGACGCGCTGAAGTTCTATGCGCTGGCGCGCTACAACGACATCGCCAATCCCAGCCAGGTGTCGGTGGGCCGGACGATCAAAATTCCCCAGACCGAGCAAACTCTCGCCGCGAAGGACGCCCGCGACAAGGGTATCGTCGCCAAGCCTGCGGAGCCGGATGCAGCCCTCGCCGAGGATGGCAGTGCCGCTGAACCCGCCGCCGATGGCAAGGCCCCGCCCGCAAAGGCGGTGCCCAAGGGCACGATGGACAAGATCCGCGCGATGGCAGCCTCGGGCGACACCGAAGGCGCGGTCAAGGCGATCGAGGCCAACAAGATCGGCGCAGGCCTGTCGTCCGCGGATTCGACATTCGTCGCCGACACCTATCTGGCCAGCGCCAAGTCGTTGCAGGGATCGAACGCGTCGGTCGCCGGGAGCCGTGCCCAGAAGGCGGGCGAGCTGTACCTGAACATGGGCGACAAGCCCGACAAGGCGCTCGAGGCGGCCCAGCTCGCCTCCACGCTCAACCCGAGCGGCGCCGGCACCCAGAAGCTGCTGGCCTCGGCCAAGTCTGCCGCCGCCGACCGCTACTACCGCAACGGCCTTTCGGCCTTCCGCAAGCAGGAGCTGGATGCGGCGATCAAGGCCTGGGACAAGGTGCTCGTGATCGACCCGACCCACGAAAACGCCAAGCTGCAGCGCGCCCAGGCGGTCGAGCTGAAGGACAAGCTGTCCAAGCTGAAATAG
- a CDS encoding tetratricopeptide repeat protein yields the protein MRLIDELKRRNVFRIAGTYCVVTFAFIELVPNLVDAFGLPAWSTTFVFLMLALGFPIVILVTWAFEMTPEGLRRTEDVDQHRKVILSSAKLGDYALLVAIIAAVGYMSYTVNMREGGSQMAGMPVINTVAVLPFANLSVEPEQEGMSRAITSDVRNRLAKVASLKVVAGPASQKPGDDEDIHAIGKKLDAPVVLDGSVQRSGAKLRVMAQLIDTENGVQLWSKTFDREMADMLVVQDDLAQSIVDDVRKIIMPPAVSDAEAQDAGSQANKLLNSGRSGLAQRTEASLVAATSAFEQAIMRDPKSAPAHAALAEALLLQGRTWETYGQMPLADAVARARPFANKALELDPKLADARAVSGLIDLASGNTAAAIASLAKAVEQKPDLAKARLWLYQAYAATGRFDEGVDQLRKAHELDPTSLAIGLNMALFLALSDHRLEADMLLDRLDALYPDNENLLAARGARLADDWRPADAIQLLGRANKANPADERVRSMIGLAYLDLGAASEAAQWLDARDMVLLAQGRPADALAEARKRFAADPADQARVFALADAEAAAGHSKAAAALLSPFEALSNDGTGPLYGRSPLAMPALTLAGARLALGDTAGARPLLEGARTWLARQRAMGFEHPKLVYLEARIDALDGKQDDAMDALRRAVSQRFAGVSVVGWDPALASLRARPDYVSLVADLDSDRLRRRARLKDMGLLASL from the coding sequence GTGCGCCTGATCGACGAGCTCAAGCGGCGTAACGTGTTTCGGATCGCAGGCACCTACTGCGTCGTCACCTTTGCGTTTATCGAGCTCGTTCCCAACCTTGTCGACGCCTTTGGCTTGCCGGCCTGGTCCACGACGTTCGTCTTCCTCATGCTGGCGCTCGGCTTCCCGATCGTGATCCTGGTCACCTGGGCGTTCGAGATGACGCCCGAGGGACTGCGCCGCACCGAGGACGTGGACCAGCACCGCAAGGTGATCCTGTCGTCGGCCAAATTGGGCGATTATGCACTGCTCGTGGCCATTATCGCGGCCGTCGGCTACATGAGCTACACGGTCAACATGCGGGAAGGTGGATCGCAGATGGCCGGTATGCCGGTCATCAACACCGTGGCCGTGTTGCCGTTTGCGAATCTCTCGGTCGAGCCGGAACAGGAAGGCATGTCCCGGGCCATCACATCGGACGTGCGTAACCGGCTGGCCAAAGTGGCGAGCCTGAAGGTCGTCGCCGGGCCCGCGTCCCAGAAGCCGGGCGATGACGAGGACATCCATGCCATCGGCAAGAAGCTGGATGCGCCGGTCGTCCTCGACGGCAGCGTCCAGCGCTCGGGCGCGAAGCTGCGCGTCATGGCGCAACTCATCGATACCGAGAACGGCGTGCAGCTCTGGTCGAAGACCTTCGACCGGGAGATGGCGGATATGCTGGTGGTGCAGGACGATCTCGCGCAGTCGATCGTCGATGATGTCCGAAAGATCATCATGCCGCCGGCAGTGTCCGATGCCGAAGCGCAGGATGCCGGAAGCCAGGCGAACAAACTCCTGAACAGCGGCCGCAGCGGGCTGGCACAGCGCACGGAAGCCTCGCTGGTTGCCGCGACCTCGGCCTTCGAGCAGGCGATCATGCGCGATCCCAAATCGGCGCCGGCCCACGCCGCGCTGGCCGAGGCGCTGCTGCTTCAGGGCCGGACCTGGGAAACCTACGGTCAGATGCCGCTCGCCGACGCCGTCGCCAGGGCCCGGCCCTTCGCGAACAAGGCCCTGGAACTGGATCCCAAGCTGGCCGATGCCAGGGCGGTGAGCGGCCTGATCGACCTGGCATCCGGTAACACCGCCGCGGCGATCGCCAGCCTGGCCAAGGCGGTCGAGCAGAAGCCCGACCTGGCCAAGGCCCGGTTGTGGCTCTACCAGGCCTATGCGGCAACTGGCCGGTTCGACGAGGGCGTCGATCAACTCAGGAAGGCCCATGAGCTCGACCCCACGTCGCTCGCCATCGGTCTCAACATGGCGCTGTTTCTGGCGCTCAGCGACCACCGGCTTGAAGCCGACATGCTGCTCGACCGGCTCGATGCGCTCTATCCGGATAACGAGAACCTGCTGGCGGCGCGCGGTGCGCGCCTCGCCGACGATTGGCGCCCGGCCGATGCGATCCAGCTTCTGGGAAGGGCGAACAAGGCCAACCCGGCCGACGAAAGGGTCCGGAGCATGATCGGCCTCGCCTATCTGGACCTTGGCGCCGCGTCCGAAGCGGCGCAGTGGCTGGATGCCCGGGACATGGTGCTGCTTGCCCAGGGACGCCCTGCCGACGCGCTGGCCGAGGCGCGCAAGCGGTTCGCCGCCGATCCCGCCGATCAGGCACGTGTCTTCGCGCTCGCCGATGCCGAGGCCGCCGCCGGCCACTCCAAGGCAGCGGCGGCGTTGCTCTCACCCTTCGAGGCGCTGTCCAATGACGGCACCGGGCCGCTCTACGGGCGATCACCGCTGGCCATGCCCGCCCTGACGCTGGCCGGCGCGCGGCTGGCGCTCGGTGACACTGCCGGCGCACGGCCGCTGCTGGAGGGCGCCCGTACATGGCTGGCGCGCCAGCGGGCCATGGGTTTCGAACATCCCAAGCTCGTTTATCTCGAGGCACGGATCGACGCGCTCGACGGCAAGCAGGACGACGCCATGGACGCGCTCCGCCGCGCCGTGTCGCAGCGCTTTGCAGGGGTGTCGGTCGTGGGATGGGACCCGGCGCTGGCATCGCTGCGCGCGCGGCCGGATTATGTCTCGCTGGTGGCCGATCTCGATAGTGACAGGTTGCGCCGCCGCGCGCGTCTGAAGGATATGGGGTTACTGGCATCCCTATGA
- the tagH gene encoding type VI secretion system-associated FHA domain protein TagH, translating to MKLRLTRPGDDGDIVEDERTLRSGSLVIGRAPDCDWVLVDRARLLSRQHCEISLEGDRIHVTDKSSNGIFLNGDTMRLERGRAIEVEHEDQLRIGEYQLSILVEEGDLDTDTAPGDRETFHPDNPFGEPEPEPVAAPATKPAAALADIPRDGALAAFMDGAQLDLATMRGAEPAAVLKRAGRLYRQIIGHVHDLLRDRSAVKAQFRAEQTMVTPSNANPFKSLMPDELAVRLLRSDQKGYLASEEAVEATFRDVKRHQLAVLSGMHRALVGLVNRLNPDEIEELLGKRSTMSIVTAGGKKAAAWDTYRAYFEQLERDIADLDRSSFMADFRRGYEDRLRQLQNADL from the coding sequence GTGAAGCTGCGCCTGACGCGTCCGGGCGACGATGGCGACATAGTGGAAGACGAGCGGACGCTCAGGTCGGGGTCCCTGGTGATCGGACGTGCGCCCGACTGCGACTGGGTGCTGGTTGACCGGGCGCGCCTGCTGTCGCGCCAGCATTGCGAGATCAGCTTGGAAGGCGACCGTATCCATGTCACGGACAAGAGCTCCAACGGCATTTTTCTGAATGGCGACACCATGCGGCTGGAGCGGGGCCGGGCCATCGAGGTCGAACATGAAGACCAGCTCCGGATCGGCGAATACCAACTGAGCATTCTGGTCGAGGAGGGGGACCTCGACACGGACACCGCCCCGGGCGACCGCGAGACGTTCCATCCCGACAATCCGTTCGGCGAGCCCGAGCCCGAGCCCGTGGCAGCGCCGGCGACAAAGCCAGCGGCCGCGCTGGCGGATATCCCCCGTGACGGCGCGCTGGCAGCGTTCATGGACGGCGCCCAGCTCGATCTGGCCACCATGCGCGGCGCCGAGCCGGCGGCGGTGCTGAAGCGTGCCGGTCGGCTGTACCGCCAGATCATCGGCCACGTACATGATCTGCTGCGCGACCGTTCGGCGGTGAAGGCCCAGTTCCGCGCCGAACAGACCATGGTCACGCCGTCCAATGCCAATCCGTTCAAATCGCTGATGCCGGACGAACTGGCCGTGCGCCTGCTGCGCAGCGACCAGAAGGGCTACCTGGCGTCGGAAGAGGCGGTCGAGGCCACGTTCCGCGACGTGAAACGGCATCAGTTGGCCGTCCTGTCGGGCATGCACCGGGCGCTGGTGGGGCTGGTGAACCGGCTCAATCCCGACGAAATCGAGGAACTGCTCGGCAAGCGAAGCACCATGTCGATCGTGACGGCAGGGGGCAAGAAGGCGGCGGCCTGGGACACTTACCGTGCCTATTTCGAACAGCTGGAACGCGATATCGCCGATCTGGACCGCAGTTCGTTCATGGCGGATTTCCGGCGCGGTTACGAGGACCGGCTGCGGCAATTGCAGAACGCGGATTTGTGA
- the icmH gene encoding type IVB secretion system protein IcmH/DotU produces MQSNDPFEFDGNGGGGSRPSLRAARADAADMANPFLVSPRGDSGNSPAPFETLSFGRVTVNLKRGNPLVVAASALLSLAERLRETPDQFESMREIRSIAQNALYDYRNRVAYGGANEGAGKSGELVAAALIDDIALNGPWPGKAEWRQQPLVAQARDGRANGQQVFELMEEALASPAHDYDMLELVYVVLALGFEGPFRTDARGPLLLIQYRERLLAAIREEGPKHPDSSVSWAAQSSTHKALAYINPFTMMLAGVLFIAASLALAVWIFGDAGPPIVNGETAAGDPAVLRSADLQPRSDPVPGNVRAALQGDIATKVVTFDASGPSLIIGVSGDMIFHSGTAEPEQANIGVIRRIGAAVGAAQGPVYLVAQRNPAVPDLAAQRLAALGHQLDPWIRERGQRLMSIVTEPIGEPSTPPDASIRIVLGREVRPSSLDNDAYLLPKWY; encoded by the coding sequence ATGCAGTCCAACGACCCATTCGAGTTCGACGGTAACGGCGGGGGCGGTTCACGCCCCTCGCTCCGTGCCGCGCGTGCGGATGCGGCCGACATGGCCAACCCCTTCCTGGTCAGTCCCCGGGGTGACAGCGGCAACAGCCCGGCGCCCTTCGAGACGCTGAGCTTCGGACGGGTCACCGTGAACCTGAAGCGGGGCAATCCGCTGGTGGTGGCCGCCTCGGCGTTGCTGAGCCTGGCGGAGCGGCTGCGTGAGACACCGGACCAGTTCGAGTCCATGCGCGAAATCCGCTCGATCGCCCAGAACGCGCTTTACGATTACCGTAACCGCGTGGCCTATGGCGGCGCCAACGAAGGCGCGGGCAAGTCGGGCGAGTTGGTGGCCGCGGCGCTGATCGACGACATCGCGCTCAACGGGCCCTGGCCCGGCAAGGCAGAGTGGCGCCAGCAGCCGCTGGTGGCACAGGCACGGGATGGACGCGCGAACGGCCAGCAGGTCTTTGAACTGATGGAGGAGGCGCTGGCCTCCCCGGCGCACGACTACGACATGCTCGAATTGGTGTATGTGGTGCTTGCGCTGGGCTTCGAGGGGCCGTTCCGGACCGATGCGCGCGGCCCGCTCCTGCTGATCCAGTACCGCGAGAGATTGCTGGCCGCGATTCGTGAAGAGGGTCCCAAGCATCCGGACTCGTCGGTATCCTGGGCCGCGCAGAGCAGCACGCACAAGGCGCTCGCCTATATCAACCCGTTCACCATGATGCTGGCTGGCGTGCTGTTCATCGCGGCGTCGCTGGCCCTCGCGGTCTGGATTTTTGGCGACGCGGGGCCGCCCATCGTCAACGGCGAAACCGCGGCCGGCGATCCGGCGGTGTTGCGGAGCGCCGACCTGCAGCCCCGTTCAGACCCGGTGCCCGGCAATGTCAGGGCCGCTTTGCAGGGCGATATCGCTACCAAGGTCGTCACGTTCGACGCGTCCGGACCCTCGCTGATCATCGGCGTTTCCGGCGACATGATTTTCCATTCCGGAACCGCCGAGCCAGAACAGGCCAACATCGGCGTCATCCGGCGGATCGGCGCCGCTGTGGGAGCAGCGCAGGGGCCGGTCTATCTGGTCGCGCAACGGAATCCGGCTGTGCCGGACCTGGCCGCGCAAAGGCTGGCGGCGCTGGGCCATCAGCTTGATCCCTGGATAAGGGAAAGGGGGCAACGTCTCATGAGCATCGTCACCGAGCCGATAGGAGAGCCATCGACGCCGCCTGATGCCAGTATCAGGATCGTTCTGGGAAGGGAGGTGCGTCCGTCGTCGCTGGACAACGATGCATATCTCCTGCCGAAATGGTACTGA
- a CDS encoding protein phosphatase 2C domain-containing protein, whose amino-acid sequence MYGGKLSFRSIGRTHTGKVRPHNEDAFLERTDIGLFVVADGMGGHRAGDVASAMIIERLAKVKPPIDGRTFLREVREDLYRINEDLYAQGTRQSQQRTMGSTVVAVLIYQDFYACLWVGDSRLYRLRKGALTRLTRDHSYVQQLVDAGELSQADASVHPMRNVITRALGAHQELQVDTCHGPIETGDRLVLATDGVTGVLGDAELASMSGIVNLMDAAETIEATCLDRGAPDNLSFVIIEAD is encoded by the coding sequence GTGTACGGCGGAAAACTCAGTTTCAGGTCGATCGGCAGGACCCACACCGGCAAGGTGCGTCCCCATAACGAGGATGCGTTCCTCGAACGCACCGATATCGGCCTGTTCGTCGTCGCCGACGGCATGGGCGGGCACCGGGCAGGAGACGTGGCCAGCGCCATGATCATCGAACGCCTTGCCAAGGTGAAGCCGCCGATCGACGGCCGTACATTCCTGCGGGAGGTCCGCGAGGATCTGTACCGGATCAACGAGGACCTGTACGCCCAGGGCACCCGGCAGTCGCAGCAGCGGACCATGGGCAGCACGGTCGTGGCGGTGCTGATCTATCAGGACTTCTACGCGTGCCTCTGGGTTGGCGACAGCCGGCTCTACCGGCTTCGCAAGGGGGCGCTCACCCGGCTTACCCGCGATCATTCCTATGTCCAGCAGCTGGTCGATGCGGGCGAGCTCAGCCAGGCGGACGCGAGCGTTCACCCCATGCGCAACGTCATTACCCGCGCGCTCGGCGCCCACCAGGAGCTCCAGGTGGATACCTGTCACGGTCCGATCGAGACGGGCGACCGGCTGGTGCTCGCCACGGATGGCGTAACCGGCGTGCTCGGCGATGCCGAACTTGCAAGCATGTCCGGGATCGTCAACCTGATGGACGCGGCCGAGACTATCGAGGCCACCTGCCTCGACCGCGGTGCACCCGACAATCTGTCCTTCGTGATTATCGAGGCGGATTAG
- a CDS encoding MAPEG family protein, giving the protein MHTSLLAPMMTLVLWTFVMWIWLYATRIPAIRRLRVSLAADQSKEAFNAQLPPQVRWKADNYNHLLEQPVLFYAVVLALCLVGQWGDVNVLLAWIYVALRVIHSIVQATVNIILLRFWIFTISTIVLLVLAIRAALAIY; this is encoded by the coding sequence ATGCACACCAGTCTGCTCGCGCCGATGATGACGCTGGTGCTGTGGACCTTCGTGATGTGGATCTGGCTGTACGCCACGCGCATCCCGGCGATCCGGCGGCTCCGCGTCTCGCTCGCCGCCGACCAATCGAAAGAGGCGTTCAACGCGCAGCTACCGCCCCAGGTGCGCTGGAAGGCGGATAATTACAACCATCTGCTGGAACAGCCCGTGCTGTTCTACGCGGTGGTGCTGGCGCTGTGTTTGGTCGGCCAGTGGGGCGATGTGAATGTCTTGCTGGCGTGGATCTACGTGGCGCTGCGCGTCATCCACAGCATCGTCCAGGCGACCGTCAACATCATCCTGCTGCGCTTCTGGATCTTCACCATCAGCACCATCGTGCTGCTGGTCCTCGCCATCCGGGCGGCGCTCGCCATCTACTAG